DNA sequence from the Candidatus Limnocylindrales bacterium genome:
CAGGGCGGTCGCCACGAGCGCCTCGGAGATGCCGCCGGCCACGACGGCAAAGCCGCCGCTGCCCATCACGGCCATGCTGTGGAAGGCCTTGATGATGCCGACGACGGTTCCGAAAAGTCCGATGAAGGGTGCGCTGGAGGCAACGGTGCCCAATATCCATAGAGGACGCTTGAGCTGCTCGACTTCTTCGAAGCGACGCTCTGCGGCAATGTCTTCGACTTCGTCCAGGCTCAGCACTTCGCTCTGACGAACGACTTCGCCCAGCACGCGTCCGGGCGGGCTCTTCTTTTCCTGCTCGACGTGCTCGAGCGCGGCGGCATGGTTGCCGCTGGTCAGGTCGGCATAGACGGTGCGCGTCAGGTTCGCCGTCTTCTTCACCAGACCGCCCATGGCCCAAAGGCGCTCGGCGATGATGGTGACGTTGAGGATGGACATGAGGACCAGCGGGTAGGTGGCGATCCAGCCCTGCTGGAACATCTCCCAAAGGCTGAGGTCGGTCGTGGCGGCGGCGGCTGCGGTTGGATCCACTGTGATCGGCTCCTGGGTGCTTTGGTGAAACCCGGTCCACTATATGCCGGCACGCCCCGGAAAGAAGTGGAAACTACCCG
Encoded proteins:
- a CDS encoding MotA/TolQ/ExbB proton channel family protein, which encodes MDPTAAAAATTDLSLWEMFQQGWIATYPLVLMSILNVTIIAERLWAMGGLVKKTANLTRTVYADLTSGNHAAALEHVEQEKKSPPGRVLGEVVRQSEVLSLDEVEDIAAERRFEEVEQLKRPLWILGTVASSAPFIGLFGTVVGIIKAFHSMAVMGSGGFAVVAGGISEALVATALGLGVAIIALIFYNYFQVRLDRIESALVVATSRIVGAMRLQRATAGGPHGL